A stretch of the Medicago truncatula cultivar Jemalong A17 chromosome 5, MtrunA17r5.0-ANR, whole genome shotgun sequence genome encodes the following:
- the LOC11434104 gene encoding GDSL esterase/lipase At4g26790 isoform X2 encodes MRLICICIAWLILITQIIMVTCKTKNHVPAVIVFGDSSVDSGNNNRIATLLKSNFKPYGRDFEGGRPTGRFCNGRTPPDFIAEAFGVKRNIPAYLDPAYTIDDFVTGVCFASAGTGYDNATSDVLNVIPLWKEIEFFKEYQEKLRVHVGKKKANEIISEALYLISLGTNDFLENYYIFPTRQLHFTVSQYQDFLVDIAEDFVRKLHSLGARKLSITGLVPIGCLPLERATNIFGDHACNEKYNRVALQFNAKLENMISKLNKELPQLKALSANAYEIVNDIITRPSFYGFEEVEKACCSTGTFEMSYLCSEKNPLTCKDASKYVFWDAFHPTEKTNLIAANYLIPKLFAAFR; translated from the exons ATGAGGCTTATATGCATATGCATAGCATGGTTAATATTGATAACCCAAATTATCATGGTGACTTGCAAGACTAAAAATCATGTACCAGCAGTAATTGTCTTTGGTGATTCTTCTGTGGATTCTGGAAACAATAATAGGATAGCTACACTTCTCAAGAGCAATTTTAAACCTTACGGCCGTGACTTCGAAGGTGGCCGCCCTACCGGACGGTTTTGTAACGGTCGTACTCCACCGGACTTCATCGCCGAAGCTTTTGGCGTTAAGCGCAATATACCGGCATACTTGGATCCTGCTTATACCATTGATGATTTTGTCACTGGTGTTTGCTTTGCTTCTGCTGGAACTGGATATGATAATGCAACTTCTGATGTACTA AATGTGATACCGCTATGGAAGGAAATAGAGTTCTTCAAAGAATACCAAGAAAAATTGAGAGTCCATGTTGGTAAAAAGAAAGCAAATGAAATCATAAGTGAGGCATTATACCTAATAAGCTTAGGAACAAATGATTTCCTTGAAAATTACTATATTTTCCCAACAAGACAACTTCATTTCACCGTATCACAATATCAAGATTTTCTAGTGGATATTGCTGAGGATTTCGTTAGAAAATTACACTCACTTGGTGCTAGGAAATTATCTATAACTGGTCTTGTTCCTATTGGGTGTCTCCCATTAGAAAGGGCTACAAATATTTTTGGTGACCATGCTTGCAATGAAAAATACAATAGAGTGGCTTTGCAATTTAATGCCAAGTTGGAGAATATGATATCAAAGCTAAATAAGGAGTTACCACAATTGAAGGCTTTGTCGGCAAATGCATATGAGATTGTCAATGATATCATTACAAGACCTTCCTTCTATG GATTTGAGGAGGTAGAGAAGGCATGTTGTTCCACTGGAACATTTGAGATGAGCTACTTATGCAGTGAGAAGAATCCACTAACATGCAAAGATGCAAGCAAATATGTGTTTTGGGATGCATTTCATCCTACCGAAAAGACAAACCTCATAGCTGCAAATTATTTAATCCCTAAACTTTTTGCAGCTTTTAGATGA
- the LOC11420754 gene encoding protein-tyrosine-phosphatase IBR5, with amino-acid sequence MRKRERENPCGVCGHYHKVEEGEVCGICGHSVPIGSEKTSLQVSAFPSVILPEFLYLGSYDNASRSELLKTQGISRILNTVPSCQNLYKNSFTYHCLPDDKSFQFEEANQFLEQCERDKERVLVHCMSGKSRSPAVVIGYLMKSRGWRLTQSYQWVKERRPAVELSEGAHQQLQEYEKKLFGSVGSSLQLPVVFSPAAGPHLSFGFPKTNDIAPLPAFGCTTTPSIFSRAPSDIAPTNFTFGAGQNVTGNSPFNTNPSNPNVTDIQMDGS; translated from the exons ATGAGGAAAAGAGAGAGGGAAAACCCTTGTGGGGTATGTGGGCACTATCACAAAGTTGAAGAAGGTGAAGTGTGTGGGATTTGTGGTCATAGTGTTCCGATTGGATCGGAGAAAACTTCGTTGCAAGTTAGTGCTTTTCCTTCTGTGATCTTGCCGGAGTTTCTTTACTTGGGAAGCTATGATAATGCTTCACGGTCTGAGCTTCTCAAAACTCAGGGGATTTCACGTATCCTCAAT ACTGTCCCTTCTTGTCAAAATCTCTACAAGAACTCATTTACCTATCACTGCCTCCCAGATGACAAAAGTTTCCAATTTGAGGAAGCAAACCAGTTTCTGG AGCAATGTGAGAGGGACAAGGAGCGTGTTCTGGTTCATTGCATGTCAGGAAAGAGTAG GTCCCCAGCTGTTGTGATTGGCTACCTGATGAAGTCTAGAGGATGGAGACTAACACAGAGTTATCAGTGGGTAAAGGAACGTAGACCTGCCGTTGAATTGTCTGAAG GTGCCCACCAGCAACTACAGGAGTACGAAAAAAAGCTATTTGGATCAGTGGGAAGCAGTCTGCAGCTGCCTGTTGTTTTCTCACCTGCAGCAGGGCCACATCTTAGCTTTGGCTTCCCAAAGACAAATGATATAGCTCCACTTCCTGCCTTCGGCTGCACTACAACTCCTTCAATTTTCTCCCGAGCACCCTCTGACATAGCTCCTACCAATTTCACATTCGGTGCCGGTCAGAATGTCACTGGAAATAGTCCTTTTAATACAAATCCATCTAATCCTAATGTTACTGATATTCAGATGGATGGATCTTGA
- the LOC11434104 gene encoding GDSL esterase/lipase At4g26790 isoform X1: MRLICICIAWLILITQIIMVTCKTKNHVPAVIVFGDSSVDSGNNNRIATLLKSNFKPYGRDFEGGRPTGRFCNGRTPPDFIAEAFGVKRNIPAYLDPAYTIDDFVTGVCFASAGTGYDNATSDVLNVIPLWKEIEFFKEYQEKLRVHVGKKKANEIISEALYLISLGTNDFLENYYIFPTRQLHFTVSQYQDFLVDIAEDFVRKLHSLGARKLSITGLVPIGCLPLERATNIFGDHACNEKYNRVALQFNAKLENMISKLNKELPQLKALSANAYEIVNDIITRPSFYVHIFAGFEEVEKACCSTGTFEMSYLCSEKNPLTCKDASKYVFWDAFHPTEKTNLIAANYLIPKLFAAFR, translated from the exons ATGAGGCTTATATGCATATGCATAGCATGGTTAATATTGATAACCCAAATTATCATGGTGACTTGCAAGACTAAAAATCATGTACCAGCAGTAATTGTCTTTGGTGATTCTTCTGTGGATTCTGGAAACAATAATAGGATAGCTACACTTCTCAAGAGCAATTTTAAACCTTACGGCCGTGACTTCGAAGGTGGCCGCCCTACCGGACGGTTTTGTAACGGTCGTACTCCACCGGACTTCATCGCCGAAGCTTTTGGCGTTAAGCGCAATATACCGGCATACTTGGATCCTGCTTATACCATTGATGATTTTGTCACTGGTGTTTGCTTTGCTTCTGCTGGAACTGGATATGATAATGCAACTTCTGATGTACTA AATGTGATACCGCTATGGAAGGAAATAGAGTTCTTCAAAGAATACCAAGAAAAATTGAGAGTCCATGTTGGTAAAAAGAAAGCAAATGAAATCATAAGTGAGGCATTATACCTAATAAGCTTAGGAACAAATGATTTCCTTGAAAATTACTATATTTTCCCAACAAGACAACTTCATTTCACCGTATCACAATATCAAGATTTTCTAGTGGATATTGCTGAGGATTTCGTTAGAAAATTACACTCACTTGGTGCTAGGAAATTATCTATAACTGGTCTTGTTCCTATTGGGTGTCTCCCATTAGAAAGGGCTACAAATATTTTTGGTGACCATGCTTGCAATGAAAAATACAATAGAGTGGCTTTGCAATTTAATGCCAAGTTGGAGAATATGATATCAAAGCTAAATAAGGAGTTACCACAATTGAAGGCTTTGTCGGCAAATGCATATGAGATTGTCAATGATATCATTACAAGACCTTCCTTCTATG TACATATTTTTGCAGGATTTGAGGAGGTAGAGAAGGCATGTTGTTCCACTGGAACATTTGAGATGAGCTACTTATGCAGTGAGAAGAATCCACTAACATGCAAAGATGCAAGCAAATATGTGTTTTGGGATGCATTTCATCCTACCGAAAAGACAAACCTCATAGCTGCAAATTATTTAATCCCTAAACTTTTTGCAGCTTTTAGATGA